In Deferribacter desulfuricans SSM1, the following are encoded in one genomic region:
- a CDS encoding indole-3-glycerol phosphate synthase TrpC yields the protein MFLEEVYLKKIEEVKGLKVEGVRNKRIIPFGINLPEKRVIAEVKQASPSLGLIKNVDVCLQAKRYEKGGAAAISVLTDKYYFNGSFEFLNRISKEVSLPILCKDFIIDKKQVDMAYMNGADVILLIVSLLDDKSLFNLYEYAKSLGLEVLVEIHEFEEFKRVENMGIKFLGVNSRNLKTLKIDKSYALNVLKNIDGEFVKVAESGIETIDDVMMFRNVGAEMFLIGTTLMKSESPEELIRKFNQV from the coding sequence ATGTTTTTAGAAGAGGTTTATCTGAAAAAAATTGAAGAGGTTAAAGGTCTAAAAGTAGAAGGTGTTAGAAATAAAAGGATTATACCTTTTGGTATTAACCTTCCAGAGAAGAGGGTTATAGCTGAAGTTAAGCAGGCTTCTCCATCTTTAGGCCTTATAAAAAATGTAGATGTTTGTTTACAGGCAAAAAGATATGAAAAAGGTGGTGCAGCAGCTATAAGTGTTCTTACTGATAAATATTACTTTAATGGAAGTTTTGAATTTTTAAACAGAATTAGCAAGGAAGTGAGCCTTCCCATATTGTGTAAAGATTTTATCATCGATAAAAAACAGGTGGATATGGCCTATATGAATGGTGCTGATGTTATCCTTTTGATAGTTAGTCTTCTTGATGATAAATCGTTGTTTAATCTTTATGAATACGCAAAAAGCCTTGGATTAGAAGTATTAGTGGAAATTCATGAATTTGAAGAATTTAAGAGAGTTGAAAATATGGGTATTAAATTTTTAGGGGTAAATAGCAGAAATTTGAAAACTTTAAAAATTGATAAAAGCTATGCCTTAAATGTGTTAAAAAATATAGATGGTGAATTTGTAAAGGTAGCTGAAAGTGGAATTGAGACTATTGATGATGTAATGATGTTTAGAAATGTAGGAGCTGAGATGTTTTTAATAGGGACTACCCTTATGAAGTCAGAAAGTCCTGAAGAATTGATCAGGAAATTTAATCAGGTGTAA
- a CDS encoding phosphoribosylanthranilate isomerase: MFIKVCGITTFEQIEWAIELGYSAVGIVFHPKSKRYVGYTKGIKLADYAKNKILTVCVGIDFDEVKDVYDNFDYVQLYNYRELDNLIYGTADKPDNEKFKYLIFDRSMGKGVFECDYPEWVYDYTDRLLVSGGLTPENVGNVFEKIIPAGVDVSSGVEVDYGVKSFEKMKLFIEKIKQHI, from the coding sequence ATGTTTATCAAAGTATGTGGGATAACCACTTTTGAGCAGATAGAATGGGCTATTGAGCTTGGATACAGTGCAGTAGGTATAGTTTTTCACCCTAAGAGTAAAAGGTATGTGGGCTATACAAAAGGTATCAAACTTGCAGATTATGCAAAAAATAAAATTTTAACAGTGTGTGTTGGTATAGATTTTGATGAAGTAAAAGATGTGTATGATAATTTTGATTATGTACAGCTTTATAACTATAGAGAGCTTGATAATCTAATTTATGGGACTGCTGATAAACCAGATAACGAAAAGTTTAAATATCTTATTTTTGATAGAAGTATGGGGAAAGGGGTTTTTGAATGTGATTATCCTGAATGGGTTTACGACTATACAGATAGATTGCTAGTATCTGGTGGTTTGACACCTGAAAATGTGGGTAACGTTTTTGAAAAGATTATACCAGCTGGTGTTGATGTATCAAGTGGTGTGGAAGTGGATTATGGTGTGAAAAGTTTTGAAAAGATGAAGTTATTTATAGAGAAAATTAAACAACATATCTGA
- the trpB gene encoding tryptophan synthase subunit beta — translation MNYNRYFYGEYGGQFVAETLIPLLDELEENFIKYKDNKNFNDELDYLLKNYAGRPTPVYFAKRLSEKYGVNIYLKREDLLHTGAHKINNTLGQALLAKYMGKKRIIAETGAGQHGVATATVCALLGIECTVYMGSLDAKRQRINVERMKMLGAKVEVVDFGSQTLKDAVSAAIKDWVTNVDTTHYLIGSAVGPYPFPEIVAHFQSVIGLEARKFFIEEVGKLPDVVVACVGGGSNAIGIFRGFLEDEDVRLIGVEAGGLSEKVGEHASSISYGKKGVFQGSLSKVLQTEFGQIASVHSVSAGLDYPGVGPEHAYLFDIGRAEYYPINDKEAVDGFFELTRLEGILPALESSHAIGYVMKHHKEFIGKNVLINLSGRGDKDLHIIEDYVRGI, via the coding sequence ATGAATTATAATAGATATTTTTATGGGGAGTATGGTGGCCAATTTGTAGCGGAAACTCTTATACCGCTCCTCGATGAACTTGAAGAAAATTTTATTAAATACAAAGATAATAAAAATTTTAATGATGAATTAGATTATTTGTTAAAAAATTATGCAGGCAGACCAACACCTGTTTATTTTGCAAAGAGATTATCTGAAAAGTATGGAGTTAATATTTATCTAAAAAGGGAAGATTTACTTCATACAGGAGCTCATAAAATAAATAACACTTTAGGGCAGGCGTTGCTTGCAAAATACATGGGGAAAAAGCGTATTATTGCTGAGACAGGAGCTGGACAGCATGGAGTTGCCACTGCAACAGTTTGTGCTTTACTTGGGATTGAATGTACAGTGTATATGGGGAGTCTTGATGCTAAAAGACAGAGAATAAATGTAGAGCGGATGAAGATGCTTGGTGCAAAAGTGGAAGTGGTAGATTTTGGTAGTCAAACTTTGAAAGATGCTGTAAGTGCAGCAATAAAAGATTGGGTAACCAATGTTGATACTACTCATTATCTCATTGGCTCTGCAGTTGGGCCATACCCTTTTCCAGAAATCGTGGCACATTTTCAGTCAGTAATTGGATTAGAAGCAAGAAAGTTTTTCATTGAAGAGGTTGGTAAATTGCCTGATGTTGTTGTTGCCTGTGTTGGCGGAGGAAGTAATGCGATAGGTATTTTTAGAGGTTTTTTAGAGGATGAAGATGTAAGATTGATTGGTGTAGAAGCGGGTGGTTTATCAGAAAAGGTTGGGGAGCACGCAAGTAGTATCTCTTATGGCAAAAAAGGGGTTTTTCAGGGGAGTCTTTCAAAGGTATTGCAAACAGAATTTGGGCAGATTGCAAGTGTCCATTCTGTATCTGCTGGACTTGATTATCCAGGCGTTGGGCCTGAGCATGCCTATCTATTTGATATAGGTAGAGCAGAATATTATCCAATAAATGATAAAGAAGCAGTAGATGGTTTCTTTGAACTTACAAGGTTAGAAGGGATTTTACCAGCTTTAGAATCTAGTCATGCAATAGGGTATGTGATGAAGCATCATAAAGAGTTTATTGGTAAAAATGTGTTAATCAATTTGTCGGGGAGAGGGGATAAGGATTTGCATATTATAGAAGATTATGTGAGGGGAATATGA
- the trpA gene encoding tryptophan synthase subunit alpha: protein MKGVYIVLSYPDKETFLEVINFISNYDGIDFIEIGYPFNDPVADGPVIMDAINQVYDKVTFEDLKEVLRIINKRKKVYVMTYSNIVYSYGLKQFSDDFGFLLDGLIIADLPNRMHDFFYQKGLSVEIIPFLTPTSRKEDILSINNLKGDFVYYVGTKGTTGVMGDLNFNENKISDIKKLVNKKVVYGFGIKTRDDIYDILKFSDGVVVGTEIVKRQKDFEKFKSFIKNTF, encoded by the coding sequence ATGAAAGGTGTTTATATTGTTCTAAGCTATCCAGATAAAGAAACATTTCTTGAAGTAATAAATTTTATATCGAACTATGACGGTATAGATTTTATAGAGATAGGTTACCCTTTTAATGATCCAGTTGCTGATGGGCCGGTTATAATGGATGCAATCAATCAGGTTTATGATAAAGTTACTTTTGAAGATTTAAAAGAGGTATTGAGGATAATAAATAAAAGAAAAAAAGTATATGTAATGACATATTCAAATATTGTTTATAGCTATGGATTAAAACAGTTTTCTGATGATTTTGGTTTTTTACTAGATGGTCTTATAATTGCCGATTTGCCAAATAGGATGCATGACTTTTTTTATCAAAAAGGTTTATCTGTAGAGATTATTCCCTTTTTAACACCAACGAGTAGAAAGGAAGATATTTTATCAATTAACAATTTGAAAGGTGATTTTGTATACTATGTTGGGACAAAGGGGACAACTGGGGTTATGGGTGACTTAAATTTTAATGAAAATAAGATTAGTGATATAAAAAAGTTGGTGAATAAAAAAGTAGTTTACGGATTTGGCATTAAGACAAGAGATGATATATATGATATTTTAAAATTTTCTGACGGTGTAGTGGTAGGAACAGAAATAGTAAAAAGACAAAAAGATTTTGAAAAATTCAAGAGTTTTATCAAAAATACGTTTTGA
- a CDS encoding GerMN domain-containing protein produces MRNYFFVIIGLAVIVIFFSSIKRYDVFYIDTVSNELVPKKVIVINPFYRKDVYAYLLLNKLKIDKGNQISPVGKYVSFENVRIKNDYCVVDLRIHKGFVNSSNNEYLLVKSILKTLKSFDNSIKLFKINILSSDVELQMDYNCAMTIENDEIKIVEGSCNEK; encoded by the coding sequence ATGAGGAATTATTTTTTTGTTATTATTGGATTAGCTGTTATTGTTATCTTTTTTAGTTCAATAAAGAGATATGACGTTTTTTATATAGACACCGTTTCCAATGAGCTTGTTCCCAAAAAAGTTATTGTTATTAACCCTTTTTATAGAAAAGATGTATATGCTTATTTACTTTTAAATAAACTCAAGATTGATAAAGGTAATCAAATATCCCCTGTAGGAAAATATGTGAGTTTTGAAAATGTTAGAATAAAAAATGATTACTGTGTTGTGGATTTAAGAATACATAAAGGGTTTGTTAATAGTAGTAATAATGAGTATTTACTTGTAAAATCTATTTTGAAAACTTTGAAATCTTTTGACAATAGTATAAAACTATTTAAAATTAATATCTTAAGTAGTGATGTAGAGTTACAGATGGATTATAATTGTGCTATGACTATAGAAAACGATGAAATAAAAATAGTTGAAGGGAGTTGCAATGAGAAGTGA
- the rph gene encoding ribonuclease PH, translating into MRSDGRKNDEMRLIKITTDYIKYPEGSVLIEFGETKVICNASITEGVPPFLKGTGTGWITAEYSMLPRATHTRNVRESVKGKLSGRTQEISRLIGRALRSVVDMSVLGERTVVIDCDVIQADGGTRTASISGGFVALYSAFEKLVKSGELEKNPIKNFVAAVSVGVLNDDVILDLNYEEDSTARVDMNVVATDSGEIIEIQGTGEESPFSRDVLNKMIDYAFIGINNIIEAQKKALGL; encoded by the coding sequence ATGAGAAGTGATGGAAGAAAAAATGATGAAATGCGTTTAATAAAAATAACAACGGATTATATCAAATATCCTGAAGGCTCTGTTTTAATAGAATTTGGGGAGACAAAGGTTATTTGTAATGCTTCTATTACTGAAGGTGTACCACCTTTTTTGAAAGGAACGGGGACTGGGTGGATTACTGCTGAATATTCGATGTTACCAAGGGCTACACATACAAGAAATGTTAGAGAATCTGTAAAAGGGAAACTTTCTGGAAGAACTCAAGAAATATCAAGGCTCATAGGCAGAGCTCTTAGATCTGTTGTTGATATGAGTGTTTTGGGTGAAAGAACAGTGGTTATTGATTGTGATGTTATACAGGCAGATGGAGGTACAAGAACGGCTTCCATTTCAGGTGGTTTCGTTGCATTATATTCTGCTTTTGAAAAACTTGTTAAAAGTGGTGAGTTAGAAAAAAATCCGATTAAAAATTTTGTTGCAGCTGTTAGTGTGGGCGTTTTAAACGATGATGTGATTTTAGATTTAAATTATGAAGAGGACTCCACTGCTAGGGTGGATATGAACGTAGTAGCAACTGATAGTGGTGAAATAATTGAAATTCAGGGTACAGGTGAAGAAAGCCCTTTTAGTAGAGATGTATTAAACAAAATGATAGATTATGCTTTTATCGGGATAAACAACATTATTGAGGCTCAGAAAAAAGCGCTTGGTTTATGA
- a CDS encoding XTP/dITP diphosphatase, with product MIDKVYVATKNKGKLKEISEILKPIEVISVYEVVENPVDIVEDGSTFEENARKKGEELSRFVEGYVIADDSGLVVEVLNGKPGIYSARYAGENATDMENNLKLLKELEGTPFENRDAKFVCVIALCKDGKTIETFYGECKGKIGFELKGENGFGYDPLFVLDNGRTMAELSSDEKNRISHRREALAKLKKFLDNVSKNN from the coding sequence ATGATAGATAAAGTTTATGTAGCTACAAAAAATAAAGGGAAACTTAAAGAAATCTCTGAAATTTTAAAACCGATAGAGGTGATATCCGTTTATGAAGTTGTAGAAAATCCAGTAGATATTGTAGAGGATGGCTCTACTTTTGAAGAAAATGCAAGAAAAAAAGGTGAGGAATTGTCTAGATTTGTAGAGGGTTATGTTATAGCAGATGATTCTGGTCTAGTTGTTGAAGTTTTGAACGGTAAACCTGGTATTTATTCTGCAAGATATGCCGGAGAAAATGCTACAGATATGGAAAATAATCTTAAGCTTTTAAAGGAGTTAGAAGGTACCCCTTTTGAAAATAGAGATGCAAAATTTGTCTGTGTTATAGCGCTGTGTAAAGATGGTAAGACCATAGAAACTTTCTATGGGGAATGTAAAGGGAAAATAGGTTTTGAGCTTAAAGGGGAAAATGGGTTTGGGTACGATCCGCTTTTTGTCCTTGATAATGGAAGAACTATGGCAGAGTTGTCAAGTGATGAAAAAAATAGAATCAGTCATAGAAGAGAGGCTTTAGCTAAATTAAAAAAGTTCTTGGATAATGTTTCTAAAAATAATTAA
- a CDS encoding transglycosylase domain-containing protein: MAIALIFLFQLNDFYKKYLISLIEIPKLKIENSERTTFLKIYSKNGNLIFHQYNNFGGLVNLKNDFENFDELYNFFLKTNGKDIYLEQLFKKFYKKYKNKVFGLSYKEFLKEQFYKAFWKKYSYSDFYTIIANNFVFQQSIKGINGYSFYLFGTDFEKLKLKEKTFLILLVLFNNVDAHNNFAYFEKLASLFTDDETPIRFNYPKTFVKYNDYVEGVLKELKEYKLDYKKTNIVVYSNLDETLYKVMKRVVTSSLKKYDGVEGSTVILNYKTKKVLAVLGTINGDYALNRALYAKREVGSVFKPVTYLTAFSYGLRPSFVLEDKSYAFKEGSFIYKPKNFKDFYMGRTNIRNGLIYSLNNLTIKLAETVGLKRVSKMANQLGFENVKPFYAMPLGSIPQTPFTVANAFSAIANYGHRCKMKFINRIEIDDKELDIADEKCQKVVDEKSAYQTIYLMKKVVQYGTARGANLIPGTAGKTGTSNDSKDCWFVGIFPPYVVVQWVGYDNYKTIDEDATGGKVAAPIVAKIEKYSLKKVKRVSFDVPKGVVLRKVVKNEDMLYSDGCGRYYYEMLKLNNLPKRCDRINTVERE, encoded by the coding sequence GTGGCGATTGCCCTTATTTTTTTATTTCAGTTAAACGATTTTTATAAAAAATACCTAATATCTTTAATTGAAATTCCTAAATTAAAGATTGAAAATAGCGAAAGAACAACTTTTTTAAAAATTTACTCGAAAAACGGAAATCTTATTTTTCATCAGTACAATAACTTTGGTGGTTTGGTTAATTTAAAAAATGATTTTGAGAATTTTGATGAGCTCTATAATTTTTTTCTAAAAACAAATGGGAAAGATATCTATTTGGAGCAACTTTTTAAAAAATTTTATAAGAAATATAAAAATAAAGTTTTTGGGTTGTCATATAAGGAATTTTTAAAAGAGCAATTTTATAAGGCATTTTGGAAAAAATATAGTTATTCTGATTTTTACACTATTATTGCTAACAATTTTGTTTTTCAACAAAGTATAAAAGGGATAAATGGTTATTCTTTTTATCTTTTTGGGACTGATTTTGAAAAATTGAAATTAAAAGAGAAAACTTTTTTAATACTACTAGTGTTATTTAACAATGTTGATGCACATAATAATTTTGCCTATTTTGAAAAGCTTGCAAGTCTATTTACAGATGATGAAACTCCCATAAGATTTAACTATCCCAAAACATTTGTGAAGTATAACGATTATGTAGAAGGTGTTTTAAAAGAGCTAAAAGAGTATAAACTGGATTATAAAAAAACTAACATTGTGGTTTATTCTAATTTAGATGAAACACTTTACAAGGTTATGAAAAGAGTAGTTACTTCTTCATTAAAGAAATATGATGGGGTGGAAGGTTCAACTGTTATATTGAATTATAAAACTAAAAAGGTCTTGGCTGTGCTTGGAACTATCAATGGGGATTATGCTTTAAACAGGGCTCTTTATGCTAAAAGAGAGGTTGGTTCAGTTTTTAAGCCTGTTACTTATTTAACGGCTTTTTCATATGGATTAAGACCATCATTTGTATTAGAAGATAAATCTTATGCTTTTAAAGAGGGGAGCTTTATTTATAAGCCTAAAAATTTTAAAGATTTTTATATGGGTAGAACAAATATAAGAAATGGGCTGATTTATTCTTTAAACAATTTAACAATCAAGCTTGCTGAAACTGTTGGGTTAAAAAGGGTGTCTAAAATGGCTAATCAACTGGGTTTTGAGAACGTAAAACCTTTTTATGCCATGCCTCTTGGCTCTATTCCTCAGACACCTTTTACAGTTGCTAATGCTTTTAGCGCAATAGCAAATTATGGGCATAGATGTAAAATGAAATTTATTAACAGGATCGAAATAGATGATAAAGAGCTCGATATAGCTGATGAAAAATGCCAAAAGGTTGTTGATGAAAAGTCGGCTTACCAGACAATATATTTGATGAAAAAAGTAGTTCAATATGGAACTGCAAGAGGAGCTAATTTAATACCAGGAACAGCTGGTAAAACAGGGACAAGTAATGATAGTAAAGATTGCTGGTTTGTTGGAATTTTCCCACCTTATGTAGTCGTCCAATGGGTTGGTTATGATAATTATAAGACCATTGATGAAGACGCTACAGGTGGAAAAGTAGCAGCTCCAATTGTTGCTAAAATAGAGAAATATTCATTAAAAAAAGTTAAGCGGGTGAGTTTTGATGTTCCAAAAGGTGTAGTGTTAAGAAAGGTTGTGAAAAATGAAGATATGTTGTATAGTGATGGTTGTGGAAGATATTATTATGAAATGTTAAAGTTGAACAATTTACCTAAAAGATGTGATAGGATAAATACAGTTGAAAGGGAGTAA
- a CDS encoding shikimate kinase has product MNIYLIGFMGTGKTTVGKALALKLNKKFSDLDDLIVEKTGKQIVEIFREDGEEEFRKIETEVLKDINEKDNFVVATGGGVLTTEGNYEIMKSNGVIITLAASPEAIYERLRNDETRPLLMVDNVIDEIKRLMFERAPLYIKADYIVDTTERPIDEIVNEIVEYLNE; this is encoded by the coding sequence ATGAATATCTACTTAATTGGTTTTATGGGAACCGGGAAAACAACAGTTGGCAAAGCATTAGCATTAAAATTAAATAAAAAATTTAGTGATTTGGATGATTTAATCGTTGAAAAAACAGGGAAGCAGATTGTGGAGATTTTTAGAGAGGATGGCGAAGAAGAATTTAGAAAAATTGAAACAGAAGTATTAAAAGATATTAACGAGAAAGATAATTTTGTTGTGGCAACAGGAGGTGGTGTTTTAACCACTGAAGGTAATTATGAAATTATGAAAAGTAATGGGGTAATTATTACCTTGGCTGCAAGCCCTGAGGCTATTTATGAAAGGCTTAGAAATGATGAAACAAGACCTCTTTTAATGGTGGATAATGTGATAGATGAGATTAAAAGATTAATGTTTGAAAGGGCTCCATTATATATAAAGGCGGATTATATTGTTGATACTACAGAGCGTCCAATTGATGAGATTGTAAATGAAATTGTAGAGTATTTAAATGAATAA
- the aroB gene encoding 3-dehydroquinate synthase: MNKKLMVDLKKTVDYSYFIYFRPFVPDYENAYFLIDSNVYHFHKYRFNSLENVFIFESSEKNKNFDNVQKVLSWLRENRCKRHDTLVVVGGGIVGDLGGFAASIYMRGINFVQVPTTLLSMVDSSVGGKTGINFHDTKNLIGAFKQPIEVVIDTSFLDTLPEVEYQNGLAEVLKYGLMFDKQFADFLNDNYDSILNKTNDNVIADMIYKCCKIKGEVVKEDEFEQGIRKFLNFGHTIGHAIEVDSDHKIKHGYAVAIGMYLESLIGMELGELDEDTVYYVKKLLLRYNFDIDYKIKDSFRFLDALTGDKKAESYGIVLSLTNPIGAGKIIKGVSIDFVMKILKKYGVLNG; this comes from the coding sequence ATGAATAAAAAGTTGATGGTTGATTTAAAAAAAACTGTAGATTATTCATATTTCATTTATTTTAGACCCTTTGTCCCTGATTATGAAAATGCTTATTTTTTAATTGATTCAAACGTTTATCATTTTCATAAATATAGATTTAATTCGCTAGAGAATGTTTTTATTTTTGAATCGTCAGAAAAAAATAAAAATTTTGATAATGTTCAGAAGGTCCTTTCATGGTTAAGAGAGAATAGATGTAAGAGACATGATACTCTTGTAGTTGTAGGTGGTGGTATTGTAGGTGATTTGGGCGGTTTTGCTGCTTCGATTTATATGAGAGGGATAAATTTTGTCCAAGTTCCAACAACTCTTTTGTCAATGGTTGATAGTAGCGTAGGTGGTAAAACAGGGATAAATTTCCATGATACAAAAAACTTGATTGGAGCATTTAAACAGCCGATAGAGGTTGTGATAGACACCTCTTTTTTAGATACGTTGCCAGAAGTAGAATATCAAAATGGTTTGGCTGAAGTATTAAAATATGGTTTAATGTTTGATAAGCAGTTTGCAGATTTCCTTAATGATAATTATGATTCCATTCTAAATAAAACTAATGATAATGTAATTGCTGATATGATTTATAAATGTTGCAAAATAAAGGGGGAGGTTGTTAAAGAGGATGAGTTTGAGCAAGGTATTAGGAAATTTCTTAATTTTGGACATACAATAGGACATGCAATAGAAGTGGACTCTGATCACAAAATAAAGCATGGTTACGCTGTTGCTATCGGTATGTATTTAGAGTCTTTAATTGGTATGGAATTAGGTGAGCTTGATGAAGATACCGTGTATTATGTAAAAAAGCTACTTTTAAGATATAATTTTGATATAGATTATAAAATTAAAGATAGTTTCAGGTTTTTGGATGCTTTAACTGGTGATAAAAAAGCTGAAAGTTATGGTATTGTACTTTCCTTGACTAACCCTATTGGGGCTGGTAAAATAATTAAAGGAGTAAGTATTGATTTTGTAATGAAAATACTTAAAAAGTATGGAGTTTTAAATGGATGA
- a CDS encoding tetratricopeptide repeat protein translates to MDEKTRARYLKDIEYFSKKLEEEPGSKVFMPLAIAYLKLGKYDEVIDVCIKGLDKNPNYLAAKTILAQAYLEKGMINEAKVLLVEVATLEKSNYRANKLLGDIYRSEGNLEKALFHYRTAHLTSPEDNNLKELIEELAEKIDAVPKTEEEIEEIEKLAETAKEIAEEVGEELSEDLKVESEFEVVKQEELEKSLSDIDEMGEEEKVKTEFKEGKDEISESELGELLVESNEGVEEEKEASLEVDELEKEVEESEKLEPEFELEDLSVSKEEEKGIDDESGLKLETENIEEETIDTEKQELNVESSITEGDEEFVQNIETDESGEETVLTEQVAEETQYVVIDEKNQKIIDELEKWLENIKKVKAERSV, encoded by the coding sequence ATGGATGAGAAAACCAGAGCAAGATATCTAAAAGATATCGAATATTTTTCAAAAAAATTAGAAGAGGAACCAGGTTCAAAAGTGTTTATGCCGCTTGCGATAGCTTATTTAAAACTTGGAAAATATGATGAAGTGATAGATGTGTGTATAAAGGGGTTAGATAAAAATCCAAACTACCTTGCAGCTAAGACTATTTTAGCTCAAGCATATTTGGAAAAAGGGATGATAAATGAGGCAAAGGTTCTTTTGGTGGAGGTTGCTACTTTAGAGAAAAGTAATTATCGAGCAAATAAACTGCTTGGTGATATTTATAGGTCAGAGGGTAATTTGGAAAAGGCTCTTTTTCATTATAGAACAGCTCATTTGACAAGCCCTGAAGATAATAATTTGAAAGAACTGATAGAAGAGTTAGCTGAAAAAATTGATGCTGTTCCAAAAACTGAGGAAGAGATAGAAGAAATAGAGAAATTAGCTGAGACTGCTAAAGAGATTGCTGAGGAAGTTGGTGAGGAGTTATCAGAAGATTTAAAGGTTGAAAGTGAGTTTGAAGTTGTTAAACAAGAAGAGCTTGAAAAAAGTTTATCAGATATAGATGAAATGGGTGAAGAGGAAAAAGTTAAAACTGAGTTTAAAGAGGGTAAAGATGAAATTTCTGAATCTGAGTTGGGTGAGTTATTAGTTGAGTCAAATGAGGGTGTTGAAGAAGAAAAGGAAGCTTCACTTGAAGTTGATGAATTGGAGAAAGAAGTAGAAGAAAGTGAAAAGTTAGAACCTGAATTTGAATTGGAAGATTTAAGTGTTAGCAAAGAGGAAGAAAAAGGTATTGATGATGAATCAGGTTTAAAACTTGAAACTGAAAATATAGAAGAAGAAACTATTGATACTGAGAAACAAGAATTAAATGTGGAATCATCTATTACGGAGGGTGATGAGGAATTTGTACAGAATATAGAGACTGATGAGTCTGGTGAAGAAACAGTTTTAACTGAGCAAGTTGCAGAAGAAACTCAATATGTAGTAATTGATGAGAAAAATCAAAAGATTATAGATGAGCTTGAAAAATGGCTTGAAAATATCAAGAAAGTAAAGGCGGAAAGAAGTGTTTAA
- a CDS encoding roadblock/LC7 domain-containing protein, protein MFKKIINRIFEAVDGLKLFAIFDKDGIIVDKVEVSDRTAEELAAEFSSVLRYIDKVTTYLVTGKMQKMLIDCGEEIFYLHKLNNFYYIVALLDRNAIIGKLKFYIKYFERDFKREFDID, encoded by the coding sequence GTGTTTAAAAAGATTATAAACAGAATCTTTGAAGCTGTTGATGGATTAAAACTGTTTGCTATATTTGATAAAGATGGAATTATTGTTGATAAGGTTGAAGTTTCTGACAGGACAGCAGAAGAGCTAGCAGCTGAGTTTTCTTCTGTGCTTAGATATATAGATAAAGTTACAACGTATCTGGTTACTGGAAAGATGCAAAAAATGTTAATAGATTGTGGTGAGGAGATTTTTTATCTTCACAAACTGAATAATTTTTATTATATAGTGGCACTTCTTGATAGGAATGCCATTATAGGAAAACTGAAATTTTATATTAAATATTTTGAGAGAGATTTTAAAAGAGAGTTTGACATTGATTAA
- the aroQ gene encoding type II 3-dehydroquinate dehydratase, which translates to MIKLAVLNGPNLNLLGKREPSVYGKNSYDDLVNILQSFAKNKNVELHVFQSNHEGELIDKIHELANIVDGFIINAGAYTHTSIALRDALLGVDKPFIEVHISNIFAREEFRHHSFLSDIAIGVISGFGVNSYIYAIDYLIFYLKDKR; encoded by the coding sequence TTGATTAAGCTTGCTGTTTTGAATGGACCAAATTTAAATTTATTGGGAAAGAGGGAACCTTCCGTTTATGGTAAAAACTCTTATGATGATTTGGTAAATATATTACAGAGCTTTGCAAAAAATAAAAATGTTGAACTACATGTTTTTCAGTCAAATCATGAGGGGGAATTGATTGATAAAATTCATGAACTTGCAAATATTGTTGATGGTTTTATCATAAATGCTGGAGCATATACACATACAAGTATTGCATTGAGAGATGCTCTTTTGGGTGTCGATAAACCGTTTATTGAAGTACATATAAGTAATATCTTTGCAAGAGAAGAGTTTAGACACCATTCATTTCTTTCGGATATAGCTATTGGAGTTATATCCGGTTTTGGTGTAAATTCTTATATCTATGCAATTGATTATCTAATTTTTTATCTAAAAGACAAAAGGTAA